Proteins encoded together in one Citromicrobium bathyomarinum window:
- the serS gene encoding serine--tRNA ligase, giving the protein MHDIATIRREPEAFDAALARRGAEPVTARLLDLDTRRRAVLTELQDAQNRRNAASKAIGQAMGSGNTEEADRLKAEVTELKATTLPRLEEDARVLGAEMDDMLAAIPNLPAEDVPEGAGEEENVELSTWGEKREFDFEPREHADIGPMLGLDFEIGANIAGARFTFLRGGIARLHRALGQFMLDRQVTENGYLECNPPLLVRDDAVFGTGQLPKFADDLFHTTDGRWLIPTAEVSLTNAVRGHIIEEAHLPLRMTALTPCFRSEAGAAGKDTRGFIRQHQFEKVELVSIVRPEDSEAEHERMTQCAEGVLQALGLPYRKMLLCTGDMGFGARKTYDLEVWLPGQGAYREISSCSNVGDFQARRMSARYRPESGDKKTEFVHTLNGSGLAVGRTLVAVLENYQSEDGSIDVPEALHPYMGGLTRISPE; this is encoded by the coding sequence ATGCACGACATCGCCACCATCCGCCGCGAACCCGAAGCTTTCGACGCCGCGCTCGCCCGTCGCGGGGCAGAGCCGGTCACCGCGCGTCTGCTCGACCTCGACACCCGCCGCCGCGCCGTCCTGACCGAATTGCAGGACGCACAGAACCGCCGCAACGCCGCCTCCAAGGCGATCGGCCAGGCGATGGGCAGCGGCAATACCGAGGAAGCCGACCGGCTGAAGGCCGAGGTGACCGAGCTCAAGGCGACCACCCTGCCCCGGCTGGAGGAAGACGCGCGCGTGCTCGGCGCCGAGATGGACGACATGCTCGCCGCGATCCCCAACCTACCCGCCGAGGACGTGCCCGAGGGCGCGGGGGAGGAAGAAAACGTCGAGCTGTCGACCTGGGGCGAGAAGCGCGAGTTCGACTTCGAGCCGCGCGAACATGCCGATATCGGCCCGATGCTGGGCCTCGATTTCGAGATCGGTGCCAATATCGCCGGCGCACGCTTCACCTTCCTGCGCGGCGGGATCGCCCGGCTGCACCGCGCGCTCGGCCAGTTCATGCTCGACCGGCAGGTGACCGAGAACGGCTATCTGGAATGTAACCCGCCGCTGCTGGTGCGCGACGATGCGGTGTTCGGCACCGGGCAATTGCCCAAGTTCGCCGACGACCTGTTCCACACCACCGACGGCCGCTGGCTGATCCCCACCGCCGAGGTCAGCCTGACCAATGCGGTGCGCGGGCACATCATCGAAGAAGCGCATCTGCCGCTGCGGATGACGGCGCTGACCCCATGCTTCCGTTCCGAAGCGGGCGCGGCGGGCAAGGATACGCGCGGCTTCATCCGCCAGCACCAGTTCGAAAAGGTCGAGCTGGTCAGCATCGTGCGCCCCGAGGACAGCGAAGCCGAGCATGAGCGGATGACGCAGTGCGCGGAAGGCGTGCTGCAGGCACTCGGCCTGCCCTACCGCAAGATGCTGCTGTGCACCGGCGACATGGGCTTCGGCGCGCGCAAGACCTACGATCTGGAAGTGTGGCTGCCCGGCCAGGGTGCCTACCGCGAGATTTCCAGCTGTTCCAACGTGGGCGATTTCCAGGCCCGCCGGATGAGCGCGCGCTATCGCCCGGAAAGCGGCGACAAGAAGACCGAGTTCGTCCACACGCTCAACGGATCGGGCCTCGCCGTGGGCCGCACGCTGGTGGCGGTGCTGGAGAACTACCAGAGCGAAGACGGTAGCATCGACGTGCCCGAAGCGCTGCATCCCTACATGGGCGGTCTGACGCGGATCAGCCCGGAGTAA